One Candidatus Limnocylindrales bacterium genomic region harbors:
- a CDS encoding TetR/AcrR family transcriptional regulator: MTGIKENDRAVRANATEKATRRASRPGRKPVTWKKDPHGRRERVLVEATRLFSERGYAAVSTGDIARAAGVAEGNVFHYFGSKPELLKAVGERYGAGFATAMFGVIEPVASRKTVEQMVRRAFDFVSESWPGFGLFLLSDDPSAAPLAQKANRVAITQAVERMLEVWSSRHILDDVDAPVVAEILFGLMEASLRACFTGLDADGDRPSRQRFEAQTVLAISRILGIPETT, translated from the coding sequence ATGACCGGTATCAAAGAAAACGACCGAGCCGTCCGCGCGAACGCGACGGAGAAGGCCACGCGGCGCGCAAGCCGGCCCGGGCGCAAGCCCGTAACGTGGAAAAAAGATCCGCATGGCCGTCGCGAGCGCGTGCTCGTCGAAGCGACGCGGCTGTTTTCCGAGCGAGGATACGCCGCGGTTTCCACCGGCGACATCGCGCGCGCGGCGGGCGTCGCCGAAGGAAACGTTTTTCACTATTTCGGATCCAAGCCGGAGCTGCTGAAGGCCGTCGGCGAACGCTACGGCGCGGGATTTGCGACGGCGATGTTCGGCGTGATCGAACCGGTCGCATCGCGAAAGACCGTCGAGCAGATGGTCCGGCGCGCGTTCGATTTCGTCTCGGAGAGCTGGCCGGGGTTCGGACTGTTCCTGCTGAGCGACGATCCGTCGGCTGCGCCGCTGGCCCAGAAAGCCAATCGCGTAGCGATCACGCAGGCCGTCGAGCGCATGCTGGAGGTCTGGTCGTCCAGGCACATCCTCGACGACGTTGATGCGCCGGTAGTGGCCGAGATCCTGTTCGGTCTCATGGAGGCATCGCTGCGCGCATGTTTCACGGGCCTGGACGCGGACGGAGACCGACCTTCACGACAGCGATTCGAAGCGCAGACGGTACTGGCGATCTCAAGAATCCTGGGAATTCCCGAGACGACCTGA